Proteins encoded in a region of the Phacochoerus africanus isolate WHEZ1 chromosome 8, ROS_Pafr_v1, whole genome shotgun sequence genome:
- the LOC125134184 gene encoding inactive serine/threonine-protein kinase TEX14-like isoform X4, giving the protein MPSLPSPFPVELGSVQDPEGQVGRLHRLAVARGPGWGLTRLLRRVVQVDGENSAGQTALFLSALLGRSSAVQLLLAFGANPNHRCLDGSTPVHAGAFSGRSLVMLHLLQAGGDLRLHDQQGRTPQDWAEQGGAKQSWEVSPSQGRARVPGPAPHPPSPLMPAVQVLELLQLCRTHISALVHGSELAPTASLGQVQASSGHSLRGGSLLLLRLVQSDRALRPEQVRRPPQIPALGFGQLSSLAPLGLVTGVPLADPKELLPAQGEPDRTYKSSSHTLMANLLWRGHPVTVRQLQAPGTQPDVLLADLQHCSTLHHPNLLLLMALSPSVDLSGLRLLFEPVWLGSLHVVLHSRGPREGVSGPHPVPGLPPGHLLLQVLEALLFLQARWRAHGGLSSHAVQLVRPGLAKVGSLEHGRPLHQHWLRPRPQQGYPWGGPGPGLPPPPELYPWLPLELIRGDTPAATSDLYSFCILAQEVFTGELPWAGREGPEVKAKLEAGESPALDPLVPAPYQALVRAGLGLGPADRWGSLQSTQYLLREAMAQDSAAEVGSPVDWTTLSPSPRGCPPESLYYEVASGAKTAPRPVPPLMSLGPSPSQAAAPQPGSACTAAWSPEPRALSCSPAFRIQPPSCRPRALRSSLRGRS; this is encoded by the exons ATGCCCTCGCTTCCTTCTCCGTTCCCGGTGGAGCTGGGCTCTGTTCAGGATCCAGAAGGCCAAGTGGGCCGTCTACATCGCCTGGCTGTGGCCCGGGGCCCAGGCTGGGGCCTCACCAGGCTCCTGCGGAGAG TTGTCCAGGTGGACGGTGAGAATTCTGCTGGGCAGACGGCACTCTTCCTCTCGGCGCTGCTGGGACGCAGCTCTGCCGTGCAGCTCCTGCTGGCCTTTGGTGCCAACCCCAACCA CCGCTGCCTGGATGGCAGCACACCTGTGCATGCAGGCGCCTTCTCGGGCCGCAGCCTGGTGatgctgcacctgctgcaggcGGGGGGTGACCTGCGTCTGCATGACCAGCAGGGCCGCACCCCTCAGGACTGGGCAGAGCAAGGTGGTGCCAAGCAGAGCTGGGAGGTGAGCCCCAGCCAGGGTAGGGCAAGGGTACCAGGGCCAGCACCCCACCCTCCCTCACCTCTCATGCCCGCCGTCCAGGTGCTGGAGCTGTTACAGCTCTGCCGGACTCACATATCAGCACTTGTGCACGGCAGTGAGTTGGCCCCCACTGCGTCCCTGGGGCAGGTGCAGGCCAGCTCTGGACACAGCCTGCGTGGTGGTTCCCTGCTCTTGCTGCGGCTGGTGCAATCGGACAG GGCGCTGAGGCCGGAGCAGGTCAGGAGACCCCCCCAAATTCCAGCCTTAGGGTTTGGCCAG CTCAGCAGCCTGGCACCCCTGGGGCTTGTAACGGGTGTGCCCCTTGCGGACCCCAAAGAGCTGCTGCCAGCGCAGGGCGAGCCTGACCGCACCTACAAGAGCAGCTCCCACACCCTCATGGCCAA CCTCCTGTGGAGGGGCCACCCCGTGACCGTGCGGCAGCTGCAGGCCCCTGGAACCCAGCCTGATGTGCTGTTGGCTGACCTTCAGCACTGCAG CACCCTGCACCACCCCAACCTCTTGCTGCTGATGGCCCTGAGCCCCTCGGTGGACCTGTCGGGGCTGCGCCTTCTCTTTGAACCTGTGTGGCTGGGCTCCCTGCATGTGGTGCTGCACTCACGGGGACCGAGAGAAGGAGTATCTGGCCCCCACCCTGTGCCAGGCCTGCCACCCGGCCACCTGCTGCTGCAGGTGCTGGAGGCCCTGCTGTTCCTGCAGGCCCGCTGGCGTGCTCACGGCGGCCTCAGCTCCCATGCTGTGCAGCTGGTGCGGCCaggcctggccaaggtgggcagccTGGAGCACGGGCGCCCATTGCACCAACACTGGCTGCGGCCCAG GCCACAGCAGGGCTACCCCTggggaggcccaggcccagggttGCCCCCGCCTCCTGAACTGTACCCATGGCTGCCACTTGAGCTCATCCGCGGTGATACGCCTGCTGCCACCTCAGACCTCTACAGCTTCTGCATCCTGGCCCAGGAGGTCTTCACTG GAGAGCTGCCCTGGGCTGGAAGAGAGGGGCCTGAGGTGAAGGCTAAACTGGAGGCAGGTGAGAGCCCGGCCCTGGATCCCCTGGTGCCAGCCCCCTACCAGGCCCTGGTACGGGCTGGACTGGGCCTAGGGCCTGCTGACCGCTGGGGCAGCCTGCAGAGTACGCAGTACCTGCTGCGGGAGGCCATGGCCCAG GACTCGGCTGCTGAGGTGGGCTCCCCAGTGGACTGGACCACATTGAGCCCTTCACCCCGGGGTTGTCCGCCAG AGTCACTGTACTATGAGGTGGCTTCTGGAGCCAAGACTGCACCCCGGCCCGTGCCCCCTCTGATGTCTCTAGGTCCCTCCCCATCCCAG GCCGCAGCCCCACAGCCAGGGTCAGCCTGCACCGCTGCCTGGAGCCCAGAGCCACG GGCCCTGTCCTGCAGTCCAGCCTTCAGGATTCAGCCTCCCAGCTGCAGACCCAGGGCCCTGAGGAGCAGTTTGAGAGGAAGGTCTTAG